One genomic segment of Thioclava sp. GXIMD2076 includes these proteins:
- a CDS encoding GlxA family transcriptional regulator → MQHIAFLLLDGYALMSTASALEPLRAANQFRPGSYEITILAGQERAVSSIGSEFPARPFRTTPPEFDLVFVVAGGDPARVTDPALMAWLREADRKGVALGGISGGALVLARAGLLEGRRFTVHWHHYEDIEAMGGDWLLERRLFVIDRNRYTCAGGTAPLDMMYALITRDFGTGFARRIADWFMQTEVRGPEAPQIASIEARYGVMPPVVTACIELMESHIADPLDQSQLASLAGASLRQVQRQFKSAMDRTMMEVYRQIRLEKARELIVNTRLPLSEIAHLTGFATQSHFTDRFREAYGHAPRSLRDKKSPTSRE, encoded by the coding sequence ATGCAACATATCGCCTTTCTGCTTCTGGACGGCTATGCGCTAATGTCCACGGCCTCGGCCCTCGAGCCATTGCGCGCGGCCAACCAGTTCCGCCCGGGCAGCTACGAGATCACGATTCTCGCGGGCCAGGAGCGTGCGGTCTCCTCGATCGGGTCGGAATTTCCGGCACGCCCCTTCCGCACGACCCCGCCCGAGTTCGATCTGGTCTTCGTGGTGGCGGGCGGCGATCCGGCCCGCGTGACCGACCCTGCCTTGATGGCATGGCTGCGTGAGGCCGACCGGAAGGGCGTGGCCTTGGGCGGCATCTCGGGCGGGGCGCTGGTCCTTGCACGGGCGGGGTTGCTGGAAGGGCGGCGTTTTACCGTCCATTGGCATCATTATGAGGATATCGAGGCGATGGGCGGCGACTGGCTGCTGGAACGGCGGCTCTTTGTGATCGACCGCAACCGCTATACCTGCGCAGGCGGCACAGCGCCTCTGGATATGATGTATGCGCTGATTACACGCGATTTCGGCACGGGCTTCGCACGGCGGATCGCGGACTGGTTCATGCAGACCGAGGTGCGCGGGCCCGAAGCCCCGCAAATCGCCTCGATCGAGGCGCGATACGGGGTGATGCCGCCTGTGGTGACCGCCTGTATCGAGCTGATGGAAAGCCATATCGCCGATCCGCTCGACCAGAGCCAGTTGGCAAGCCTTGCAGGTGCCTCGCTCAGGCAGGTGCAGCGGCAGTTCAAATCGGCCATGGACCGGACAATGATGGAGGTCTATCGCCAGATCCGTCTGGAGAAGGCACGCGAGCTGATCGTGAACACGCGGCTGCCGCTCTCGGAAATCGCGCATCTGACGGGTTTCGCCACGCAGTCGCATTTTACCGACCGCTTCCGCGAGGCCTATGGTCATGCGCCGCGCAGCCTGCGCGACAAAAAAAGCCCGACGTCACGAGAGTGA
- the glnT gene encoding type III glutamate--ammonia ligase encodes MAGLAEFAREKGVKYFMVSYTDLFGGQRAKLVPAQAITDMEEDGAGFAGFATWLDLTPAHPDMLAVPDSACAIQLPWKPEVAWVPANCVMEGEPVDQAPRNVLKKLVDEAAAEGLRVKTGIEAEFFLLTPEGDQISDPYDTAAKPCYDQQAVMRRYDIIAEISDYMLELGWGAYQNDHEDANGQFEMNWGFDDAMVTADRHSFFKFMVKSIAEKHGMRATFMPKPIEGLTGNGCHAHISVWDLEGKVNAFADKSKELGLSDQGRTFLGGIMKHAEALAAITNPTVNSYKRINAPRTTSGATWAPNTVTWTGNNRTHMVRVPGPGRFELRLPDGAVNPYLLQAVIIAAGLSGIRSKADPGPRHDIDMYAEGYKVKDAPRLPLNLLDALRNFDADEGLKAAMGSEFSASYIKMKMQEWTSFVSHFSQWEKDNTLDI; translated from the coding sequence ATGGCAGGATTGGCCGAATTTGCCCGCGAGAAGGGCGTCAAATATTTCATGGTCTCCTATACGGATCTCTTCGGGGGCCAGCGCGCGAAGCTGGTGCCCGCGCAGGCGATCACCGATATGGAAGAAGACGGCGCGGGATTTGCGGGTTTTGCCACATGGCTCGATCTGACGCCTGCCCATCCCGATATGCTGGCGGTCCCCGATAGCGCCTGCGCGATCCAGCTGCCATGGAAACCCGAGGTGGCATGGGTTCCGGCCAATTGCGTGATGGAAGGCGAGCCGGTGGATCAGGCACCGCGCAATGTGCTGAAGAAGCTGGTCGATGAGGCGGCGGCCGAGGGGCTGCGGGTAAAGACCGGTATCGAGGCCGAATTCTTCCTGCTGACGCCTGAGGGCGATCAGATCTCGGACCCCTATGATACCGCGGCCAAACCCTGCTACGACCAGCAGGCCGTGATGCGGCGCTATGATATCATTGCCGAAATCAGCGATTATATGCTGGAGCTCGGCTGGGGTGCCTATCAGAACGACCATGAGGATGCCAATGGCCAGTTCGAGATGAACTGGGGCTTTGATGATGCGATGGTCACCGCCGACCGCCACAGCTTCTTCAAGTTCATGGTGAAGTCGATCGCCGAGAAACACGGTATGCGCGCCACCTTCATGCCCAAACCCATCGAGGGGCTGACGGGCAATGGCTGCCACGCGCATATCTCGGTCTGGGATCTGGAGGGCAAGGTCAATGCCTTTGCCGATAAGTCCAAAGAGCTGGGTCTCTCGGATCAGGGCCGCACCTTCCTGGGCGGCATCATGAAGCACGCGGAAGCCTTGGCCGCGATCACCAACCCTACGGTCAATAGCTATAAGCGGATCAATGCGCCGCGCACGACCTCTGGTGCGACATGGGCGCCCAATACGGTCACTTGGACCGGCAATAACCGCACCCATATGGTCCGCGTTCCCGGTCCGGGCCGGTTCGAGCTGCGCCTGCCCGATGGGGCGGTGAACCCCTATCTGTTGCAGGCGGTGATCATCGCGGCGGGGCTTTCGGGCATCCGCTCCAAGGCCGATCCGGGGCCGCGCCATGACATCGACATGTATGCCGAAGGCTACAAGGTGAAGGATGCGCCGCGCCTGCCGCTGAACCTGCTCGATGCGCTGCGCAATTTTGACGCCGATGAGGGGCTGAAAGCCGCGATGGGGTCGGAGTTCTCGGCCTCCTATATCAAGATGAAGATGCAGGAATGGACGTCCTTCGTGTCGCATTTCTCGCAATGGGAAAAGGACAATACGCTCGATATCTGA
- a CDS encoding FMN-binding glutamate synthase family protein, with product MEKTPQTEPRQSWTFSKEVNSEIRRAAATGIYDIRGGGAKRRVPHFDDLLFLGASMSRYPLEGYREKCDTSVTLGTRFAKKPIELKIPITIAGMSFGALSGHAKEALGRGASLAGTSTTTGDGGMTEEERGHSEKLVYQYLPSRYGMNPDDLRRADAIEIVVGQGAKPGGGGMLLGQKITERVAGMRDLPVGIDQRSACRHPDWTGPDDLEIKILELREITNWEKPIYIKVGGARPYYDTALAVKAGADVVVLDGMQGGTAATQDVFIENVGQPTLACIRPAVQALQDLGMHREVQLVVSGGIRSGADVAKALALGADAVAIGTAALIALGDNDPRWEAEYNALGTTAGAYDDWHEGRDPAGITTQDPELMKRLDPVAAGRRLRNYLNVMTLECQTIARACGHNHVHNLEPEDLCALTMEAAAMAQVPLAGTNWWPGKGGF from the coding sequence ATGGAAAAGACACCGCAGACCGAACCGCGCCAGAGCTGGACCTTCTCCAAGGAGGTCAATTCCGAGATCCGCCGTGCCGCGGCGACCGGTATCTATGATATCCGTGGCGGGGGCGCAAAACGCCGTGTGCCGCATTTCGACGACCTGTTGTTCTTGGGCGCGTCAATGTCGCGCTATCCGCTCGAGGGCTATCGCGAGAAATGCGACACCTCGGTGACTCTGGGCACACGTTTTGCCAAGAAGCCGATTGAGCTCAAGATCCCGATCACCATTGCGGGCATGTCTTTTGGCGCGCTGTCGGGCCATGCGAAAGAGGCTCTGGGGCGCGGGGCCAGCCTTGCGGGCACCTCGACCACCACCGGCGATGGCGGCATGACCGAGGAAGAACGCGGCCATTCCGAGAAACTCGTCTATCAATATCTGCCCTCGCGTTACGGGATGAACCCCGATGACCTGCGCCGCGCCGATGCGATTGAAATCGTGGTGGGGCAGGGCGCCAAACCGGGCGGTGGCGGGATGCTGCTGGGTCAGAAGATCACCGAACGGGTTGCGGGCATGCGTGATCTGCCGGTGGGGATCGACCAGCGTTCGGCCTGCCGGCACCCCGACTGGACCGGCCCCGATGATCTGGAGATCAAGATCTTGGAGCTGCGCGAGATCACCAATTGGGAGAAGCCGATCTATATCAAGGTGGGGGGTGCGCGCCCCTATTACGACACGGCGCTTGCGGTGAAAGCCGGTGCCGATGTGGTGGTGCTTGATGGCATGCAGGGCGGCACGGCCGCCACGCAGGATGTGTTCATTGAAAACGTTGGCCAGCCGACACTGGCCTGTATCCGCCCCGCCGTGCAGGCGCTGCAGGATCTCGGCATGCACCGCGAGGTGCAGCTGGTGGTCTCGGGCGGTATCCGCTCGGGGGCTGATGTGGCAAAGGCCTTGGCCCTCGGCGCGGATGCGGTGGCGATCGGCACGGCGGCGCTGATCGCGCTTGGCGATAACGACCCGCGTTGGGAGGCCGAATATAACGCGCTCGGCACCACGGCGGGCGCCTATGACGACTGGCATGAGGGCCGAGATCCGGCGGGCATCACCACGCAGGACCCCGAGCTGATGAAGCGGCTCGATCCGGTGGCGGCAGGGCGCCGGCTGCGCAACTACCTCAACGTGATGACGCTCGAATGCCAGACCATCGCGCGGGCCTGTGGCCATAACCATGTCCATAATCTCGAGCCCGAGGATCTGTGCGCGCTGACGATGGAAGCGGCCGCAATGGCGCAGGTGCCGCTGGCGGGCACCAACTGGTGGCCGGGCAAGGGCGGCTTCTGA
- a CDS encoding GXGXG domain-containing protein, translated as MSVLDMSQMELRELNSTLQAAAKDRKNEAFDITNPRGSHAVAVGLDGPLSVTIKGSTGYYCAGMNKEATVTVEGSTGPGVAENMMSGMVTIEGDASQYAGATGRGGLLNIKGNASSRCGISMKGIDIVVHGNIGHMSAFMAQRGNLVVLGDAGDALGDSLYEARLFVRGKVKSLGADCVEKEMRPEHIAFLKDILEKTGADAKPEEFKRYGSSRKLYNFNIDHADEY; from the coding sequence ATGAGTGTTCTGGATATGTCGCAGATGGAGCTGCGCGAGCTGAACTCCACCTTGCAGGCGGCCGCCAAAGACCGCAAGAATGAAGCCTTCGACATCACCAATCCGCGCGGCTCCCATGCGGTGGCCGTGGGGCTTGATGGCCCGCTGAGCGTGACCATCAAGGGCTCGACGGGCTATTACTGCGCGGGCATGAACAAGGAAGCCACAGTGACGGTCGAGGGCTCGACCGGTCCGGGGGTGGCCGAGAATATGATGTCGGGCATGGTCACCATCGAGGGCGATGCCAGCCAATATGCCGGTGCCACTGGTCGTGGTGGGCTCCTGAACATCAAGGGCAATGCGTCCTCGCGCTGCGGGATCTCGATGAAGGGGATCGATATCGTGGTGCATGGCAATATCGGCCATATGTCGGCCTTCATGGCGCAGCGCGGCAATCTGGTCGTGCTGGGGGATGCGGGCGATGCCTTGGGCGACAGCCTTTATGAGGCGCGTCTGTTTGTGCGCGGCAAAGTGAAATCGCTCGGCGCCGATTGCGTCGAGAAGGAGATGCGCCCCGAGCATATCGCCTTCCTGAAGGATATTCTCGAGAAGACCGGCGCCGATGCCAAACCCGAAGAGTTCAAACGCTACGGCTCGTCGCGCAAGCTCTACAATTTCAACATCGACCACGCAGACGAATATTGA
- a CDS encoding glutamine amidotransferase family protein yields MCGIVGLFLKKDDLRPKLGDMLTDMLITMTERGPDSAGIAIYGDESDGVKITVQSDTPDVDFAGLEDDLSKAAGVGVSVKVVSTHAVIKAPMEAEAALLAAVEAKGLRVMGVGESMEIYKEIGLPKDVAARFGIREMGGSHGIGHTRMATESAVTTQGAHPFSTADDQCLVHNGSLSNHNSMRRKLAKKGVFTKTENDTEVGAAYISSRIAEGASLGEALEGTLKDLDGFFTFVTGTKNGFGVVRDPIACKPAIMAETEDYVAFASEYRAFADLPGIEAARVWEPEPATVYFWER; encoded by the coding sequence ATGTGTGGGATTGTTGGCCTTTTTCTGAAGAAGGACGATCTGCGCCCGAAGCTGGGCGATATGCTGACCGATATGCTGATCACCATGACTGAACGCGGCCCCGATAGTGCGGGGATCGCGATCTATGGCGATGAGAGCGATGGTGTGAAGATCACCGTGCAATCGGATACGCCGGATGTGGATTTTGCAGGTCTGGAAGACGATCTGTCCAAGGCCGCAGGCGTTGGGGTGTCGGTGAAGGTTGTGTCCACCCATGCCGTTATCAAGGCGCCGATGGAAGCCGAGGCTGCCCTTCTGGCGGCCGTCGAGGCCAAGGGGCTGCGCGTGATGGGCGTGGGCGAAAGCATGGAGATCTACAAGGAGATCGGCCTGCCCAAGGATGTGGCGGCGCGCTTCGGTATCCGTGAAATGGGCGGCAGCCACGGCATCGGCCATACCCGTATGGCGACCGAATCCGCCGTGACAACGCAAGGTGCGCACCCGTTCTCGACCGCCGATGACCAATGTCTGGTGCATAATGGCTCGCTCTCGAACCACAATTCGATGCGCCGCAAGCTGGCCAAGAAGGGTGTCTTCACCAAGACCGAGAATGATACCGAAGTGGGGGCGGCCTATATCTCCTCGCGCATTGCCGAGGGCGCGAGCCTTGGCGAGGCGCTGGAAGGCACGCTGAAGGATCTCGACGGCTTCTTCACCTTTGTCACCGGCACCAAGAACGGCTTTGGCGTGGTGCGTGACCCGATCGCCTGCAAGCCCGCGATCATGGCCGAGACCGAGGATTATGTGGCCTTTGCCTCCGAATACCGCGCCTTTGCCGATTTGCCGGGAATCGAGGCGGCCCGCGTCTGGGAGCCCGAACCCGCCACTGTCTATTTCTGGGAGCGTTGA
- a CDS encoding XRE family transcriptional regulator, whose protein sequence is MPQTRKGLQQNPHAVREIREKNLEVAIGRQVRDLRKRQRMTVADLAGQTGLSVGMLSKIENGVTSPSLSTISVLAHALRVPLVQLFSGYEEARGCMHVKAGDGVEIEREGTRAGHQYQLLGHIGSNNSGVVVEPYMITLESPSDKFPIFQHEGIELLYMIDGTMTYRHGDQRYVLEAGDSLLFDADAPHGPEDLSDLPIRYLSIITYPQSR, encoded by the coding sequence GTGCCACAGACCAGGAAGGGGCTGCAACAGAACCCCCATGCCGTGCGCGAGATCCGCGAGAAGAATCTCGAGGTGGCGATTGGCCGTCAGGTGCGCGATCTGCGCAAGCGCCAGCGTATGACGGTGGCCGATCTGGCGGGGCAGACGGGGCTGTCGGTGGGGATGCTGTCCAAGATCGAGAATGGCGTGACCTCCCCCTCGCTCTCGACGATCTCGGTGCTGGCCCATGCGCTGCGTGTGCCGCTGGTGCAGCTGTTCTCGGGCTATGAGGAAGCGCGCGGCTGCATGCATGTGAAGGCCGGCGATGGCGTGGAGATTGAGCGCGAGGGCACGCGGGCCGGTCATCAATACCAGCTTCTGGGCCATATCGGCTCGAACAATTCGGGCGTGGTGGTCGAGCCCTATATGATCACGCTTGAAAGCCCGTCGGACAAATTCCCCATCTTCCAGCATGAGGGGATCGAGCTTCTCTATATGATCGATGGCACGATGACCTACCGCCATGGCGACCAGCGCTATGTGCTGGAGGCGGGCGACTCGCTTCTGTTCGATGCGGATGCGCCGCATGGGCCGGAGGATCTCTCGGACCTGCCGATCCGCTATCTGTCGATCATCACCTATCCGCAATCGCGTTGA
- the dgt gene encoding dGTP triphosphohydrolase: MDWTSLLSNERLRDRKYSEARNRSIFTQDYDRIVFSEPFRRLANKTQVQPLYEHDHVHHRLIHSIEVGSVGRSLAMSIGQWLVEEDEIAAGEENAIANIVQAACAAHDIGNPPFGHSGEASIGAWFARAFDEARGVCGDLDPELHPQFCHFEGNAQGFRIIARKEMYRNDGGMRLSKAVLGAFMKYPLSAATHAGLSDYRSAGYFGAKKFGIFNSDLGLFAEAASSLGLPQIAVGPYQWWRRHPLVYVVEAADDICYNIVDLEDAFTTGELPFDVVREALFNLAEKPNRGAQGMTQAEEIALLRALSIGRAIDSCLEAFKQNYGEIMGGTFGQGLVEAGRLGAQFAAIRALAKARIFTAPRKTELEVSGYRIIGNVLDGIAPIYDRLGAKGWDAEALDAHSAQVVRVLGLDLRDVRSPETALHAMGDFVSGMTDRYALRISRMLSGI; encoded by the coding sequence ATGGACTGGACGAGCCTTCTGTCGAACGAACGCCTGCGCGACCGGAAATATTCGGAAGCCCGCAACCGGTCGATCTTCACGCAGGATTACGACCGGATCGTCTTCTCCGAGCCGTTCCGCCGTCTGGCCAACAAGACGCAGGTGCAGCCGCTTTACGAGCATGACCATGTCCATCACCGGCTGATCCATTCGATCGAGGTGGGGTCGGTGGGCCGGTCTCTGGCGATGTCCATCGGGCAATGGCTGGTGGAGGAAGACGAGATCGCGGCGGGCGAGGAAAACGCGATTGCCAATATCGTGCAGGCGGCCTGCGCGGCCCATGATATCGGAAATCCGCCTTTCGGTCATTCGGGCGAGGCCTCGATCGGGGCGTGGTTTGCCCGTGCCTTTGACGAGGCCCGCGGGGTCTGTGGTGATCTGGACCCCGAGCTACACCCGCAATTTTGCCATTTCGAGGGGAATGCCCAAGGCTTCCGCATCATCGCCCGCAAGGAGATGTATCGCAATGATGGCGGTATGCGCCTGTCGAAGGCGGTGCTGGGCGCGTTCATGAAATACCCGCTCTCGGCGGCAACACATGCGGGGCTGAGCGATTACCGCTCGGCGGGCTATTTCGGAGCCAAGAAATTCGGTATTTTCAATTCCGATCTGGGGCTCTTTGCCGAGGCAGCATCCAGCCTTGGTCTGCCGCAGATTGCCGTGGGCCCCTATCAATGGTGGCGCAGGCATCCGCTGGTCTATGTCGTCGAGGCCGCCGATGACATCTGCTATAATATCGTCGATCTCGAGGATGCGTTCACCACCGGCGAGCTACCCTTTGATGTGGTGCGCGAGGCGCTGTTCAATCTGGCCGAAAAACCCAATCGCGGTGCGCAGGGCATGACGCAGGCCGAAGAGATTGCTTTGCTGCGCGCGCTCAGCATCGGGCGGGCGATCGACAGCTGCCTCGAGGCATTCAAACAGAATTACGGCGAGATCATGGGCGGCACCTTCGGCCAGGGGCTGGTGGAGGCGGGGCGTCTGGGCGCGCAGTTCGCGGCGATCCGTGCGCTGGCCAAGGCGCGTATCTTTACCGCCCCGCGCAAGACCGAGCTGGAGGTGTCGGGTTACCGGATCATCGGCAATGTGCTCGATGGTATCGCGCCGATCTATGACAGGCTTGGCGCGAAAGGCTGGGATGCGGAAGCACTCGATGCGCATTCGGCGCAGGTGGTGCGGGTGCTGGGGCTTGATCTGCGCGATGTGCGCAGCCCCGAGACGGCGCTGCATGCGATGGGGGATTTCGTCTCGGGCATGACCGACCGCTATGCGCTGCGTATTTCGCGGATGCTGTCGGGGATCTGA
- the queE gene encoding 7-carboxy-7-deazaguanine synthase QueE gives MSAERIETLRISEIFGPTIQGEGVLIGEPTVFVRTGGCDYRCSWCDSLHAVDSQYRHTWQKMTPAEIWDEVQHLSGNRPLTVSLSGGNPAIQNLGPVISMGQAAGYRFACETQGSIPAPWFGMLDTLVLSPKPPSSGERVVWERFDDCVKAAGPHTQVVMKIVIFDEEDFAFARAAAASYPELPLYLQPGNPEVDPALPVDLDQAAKRLEWLVDLTIAAKWFRPRVLPQLHVMIWGNKRGV, from the coding sequence ATGAGTGCGGAGCGCATCGAGACACTGCGCATCTCGGAGATCTTCGGCCCCACCATTCAGGGTGAGGGCGTGCTGATCGGCGAGCCCACGGTCTTCGTGCGCACCGGCGGCTGCGATTACCGCTGTAGCTGGTGTGACAGCCTGCATGCCGTGGATAGCCAGTATCGCCACACATGGCAGAAGATGACACCCGCCGAGATCTGGGACGAGGTGCAGCATCTCTCGGGCAACCGTCCGCTGACGGTATCGCTTTCGGGCGGCAATCCGGCGATCCAGAATCTGGGGCCGGTAATCTCGATGGGGCAGGCGGCGGGCTACCGCTTTGCCTGCGAGACCCAGGGCTCGATCCCCGCGCCGTGGTTCGGGATGCTCGACACGCTGGTGCTGAGCCCCAAGCCCCCTTCGAGTGGCGAGCGCGTGGTCTGGGAGCGGTTCGACGACTGTGTGAAGGCCGCAGGGCCGCATACGCAGGTGGTGATGAAGATCGTCATTTTCGACGAGGAGGATTTCGCCTTTGCCCGTGCGGCGGCGGCGAGCTATCCCGAACTCCCCCTTTATCTGCAACCGGGCAATCCGGAGGTGGACCCCGCTCTGCCCGTCGATCTGGATCAGGCGGCCAAGCGGCTCGAATGGCTGGTTGACCTGACCATTGCGGCGAAATGGTTCCGCCCGCGCGTGCTGCCGCAGCTGCATGTAATGATCTGGGGCAATAAACGCGGCGTGTGA
- the queD gene encoding 6-carboxytetrahydropterin synthase QueD codes for MFRITKEFHFSASHQLTHLPADHQCARMHGHNYVVVVELSASELNADGFVRDYHELKDLKDYIDTRFDHRHLNDVLDCPSTAEHMAHHFYQWCKARWPEVTAVKVSETPKTWAEFRP; via the coding sequence ATGTTCCGCATCACGAAAGAATTCCATTTTTCAGCCTCGCACCAGCTGACCCATCTGCCCGCCGACCATCAATGCGCGCGGATGCACGGGCATAACTATGTGGTCGTGGTCGAGCTGTCGGCCAGCGAGCTGAATGCCGACGGGTTCGTGCGCGATTATCACGAGCTGAAGGATCTGAAGGACTATATCGACACCCGCTTCGATCACCGCCATCTCAATGATGTGCTCGATTGCCCCTCGACGGCCGAGCATATGGCGCATCACTTCTATCAATGGTGCAAGGCGCGCTGGCCCGAGGTCACGGCGGTGAAGGTGTCGGAGACGCCCAAGACCTGGGCGGAGTTCCGGCCATGA
- a CDS encoding zinc ribbon domain-containing protein YjdM — MMDTLPPCPNCASAYTYEVDALLTCPECGHEWSAQAAGDDDEIIRDAVGNILADGDTVTVIKDLKVKGSSSVVKVGTKVRGIRLVSGDHDIDCKVPGIGQMGLKSQFVKKVNE, encoded by the coding sequence ATGATGGATACATTGCCCCCCTGCCCCAATTGCGCCTCCGCCTATACCTACGAGGTCGACGCGCTACTCACCTGCCCCGAATGCGGGCATGAATGGTCGGCGCAAGCCGCCGGCGACGATGACGAGATCATCCGCGATGCGGTTGGCAATATTCTGGCCGATGGCGACACCGTGACCGTGATCAAGGATCTCAAGGTCAAGGGCAGCTCGTCGGTGGTCAAGGTCGGCACCAAGGTGCGCGGCATCCGTCTGGTTAGCGGCGATCACGACATCGACTGCAAGGTCCCCGGCATCGGCCAGATGGGGCTGAAATCGCAATTCGTGAAAAAGGTGAACGAGTAA
- a CDS encoding TIM barrel protein, with the protein MDVTVTCAPCCWGVDDVRNPHLPPWQKVLDEARDAGFGGLELGPYGYMPLDVTLVGEALVSRGLSIVAGTIFDDLVTPANRENLLRQTREICALITALPQPPAHGGQRFPAPYLTVMDWGHDARDYAAGHSDRALRLPDTAWAGMMETLRQIADVARGYGVRAVIHPHAGGHIEFADEIERLVADIPPEVAGLCLDTGHTLYAGMDPVATLEKYWDRLDYIHFKDIDAEVFADVMGRRIRFFDACGEGVMCPIGRGVIDYPAIHALLEAKGYGGYITIEQERDPRNTGSILEDLAASRSYLRETGFV; encoded by the coding sequence ATGGATGTGACCGTGACCTGTGCGCCCTGCTGCTGGGGGGTGGATGATGTGAGAAATCCGCATCTTCCGCCTTGGCAGAAGGTGCTTGATGAAGCGCGTGATGCCGGTTTCGGTGGGCTAGAGCTGGGGCCTTATGGCTATATGCCGCTCGATGTTACTCTGGTGGGCGAGGCGCTTGTTTCACGCGGGCTGAGCATCGTGGCGGGCACGATCTTCGATGATCTGGTGACGCCCGCCAATCGCGAGAACCTGCTGCGCCAGACCCGCGAGATCTGCGCGCTGATCACGGCACTGCCCCAGCCGCCTGCGCATGGGGGCCAGCGTTTCCCCGCGCCCTACCTGACGGTGATGGATTGGGGCCATGACGCGCGTGATTATGCTGCCGGTCACAGTGACCGCGCGCTGCGCCTGCCCGACACGGCATGGGCGGGGATGATGGAGACCCTGCGCCAGATTGCCGATGTGGCCAGAGGCTATGGTGTGCGGGCGGTGATCCATCCGCATGCGGGTGGGCATATCGAGTTTGCCGATGAGATCGAACGGCTGGTGGCGGATATTCCGCCCGAGGTGGCGGGGCTCTGTCTGGATACGGGCCATACGCTCTATGCGGGGATGGATCCTGTGGCCACGCTTGAAAAATACTGGGACCGGCTCGATTACATCCATTTCAAGGATATCGATGCGGAGGTGTTTGCCGATGTGATGGGCCGCCGGATCCGGTTCTTCGATGCCTGCGGCGAAGGGGTGATGTGCCCGATCGGGCGCGGGGTGATCGATTATCCGGCCATCCATGCGCTTTTGGAAGCGAAGGGCTATGGCGGCTATATCACCATCGAGCAGGAGCGCGATCCACGTAATACCGGCTCGATCCTCGAGGATCTGGCGGCCTCGCGCAGCTATCTGCGCGAGACGGGATTTGTCTGA
- a CDS encoding Gfo/Idh/MocA family oxidoreductase codes for MRFGVVGYGTGGQHFHAPYIQAAKGCELTGIVARAPATIAKVRADFPDVAIFSSLTEMLDSGTVDAVTITTPPATRDALVREAAAKGVHVVADKPFAPSAEAARSLAALARETGITLGVYHNRRWDADFRTLMAVKAAGKLGNLWRFHSRIEQDSPETVEAGPEGGLLRDLGSHMVDQALALLGPVVSVDAQLDIAELEGGATDAGYTITLRHESGVHSHLSASKMNAVVMKEFRLYGANGSYISQGQDIQAKQIFSGERPVDDLAGWGYEAEEDWGVLRLRGQGDEVIPSEQGAYHAYYEAFAKSAAAGGPAPVTPDEAVAVLAVLDAARLSAEEGRSVSLR; via the coding sequence ATGCGATTTGGAGTTGTAGGTTACGGCACGGGCGGTCAGCATTTCCACGCCCCCTATATTCAGGCGGCCAAGGGCTGCGAGCTGACGGGGATCGTGGCGCGGGCACCGGCGACCATTGCCAAGGTGCGCGCCGATTTCCCCGATGTGGCGATATTCTCCAGCCTGACCGAGATGCTGGACAGTGGGACGGTTGATGCGGTCACCATCACCACCCCGCCTGCCACCCGCGATGCGCTGGTGCGCGAGGCAGCGGCCAAGGGCGTGCATGTGGTGGCCGACAAGCCCTTCGCGCCCTCGGCGGAGGCCGCACGTTCGCTCGCGGCGCTGGCGCGGGAGACGGGGATTACGCTGGGGGTCTATCACAACCGTCGGTGGGACGCCGATTTCCGCACGCTGATGGCGGTGAAGGCGGCGGGCAAGCTGGGCAACCTCTGGCGCTTCCATTCGCGTATCGAGCAGGACAGCCCCGAGACGGTCGAGGCCGGTCCCGAGGGTGGGCTGTTGCGCGATCTGGGCAGCCATATGGTCGATCAGGCGCTGGCGCTGCTGGGGCCGGTGGTCTCGGTCGATGCGCAGCTCGATATTGCCGAGCTGGAGGGGGGCGCGACCGATGCGGGTTACACGATCACCCTGCGCCACGAGAGCGGGGTGCATTCGCATCTCTCGGCCAGCAAGATGAACGCTGTGGTGATGAAGGAATTCCGGCTTTATGGCGCGAATGGCAGCTATATCTCGCAAGGCCAGGATATTCAGGCCAAGCAGATCTTCTCGGGCGAACGCCCTGTCGATGATCTGGCGGGCTGGGGCTATGAGGCCGAGGAAGACTGGGGTGTGCTGCGCCTGCGCGGGCAAGGCGATGAGGTGATCCCCTCCGAACAGGGCGCCTATCACGCCTATTACGAGGCCTTTGCCAAATCTGCCGCAGCCGGTGGACCGGCGCCCGTGACGCCCGATGAGGCAGTGGCGGTGCTGGCGGTGCTCGATGCCGCGCGGCTGAGCGCCGAAGAGGGGCGCAGCGTTTCGCTGCGGTGA